The Microcebus murinus isolate Inina chromosome 4, M.murinus_Inina_mat1.0, whole genome shotgun sequence genome has a segment encoding these proteins:
- the LOC105883400 gene encoding olfactory receptor 52H1-like — translation MIIFNLSSYNPGNFILMGIPGLEQFHVWIGIPFCIIYIVAIMGNCILLYLIAVERSLHEPMFFFLSMLAMTDLILSTTTVPKTLIVFWLEAWEITFAGCLTQMFFLHFSSVLDSAILMAMAFDRYVAICSPLRYTTILTPKTIIKIAVGITFRTFCIILPDVFLVKRLPFCRTRIIPHTYCEHIDIARLSCADISINIWYGFCVPIMTVISDVILIAVSYTLILCAVFRLPSRDARQKALGTCGSHVCVILMFYTPVLFSILAHRFGRNISRTFHIMFANLYIVIPPALNPIVYGVKNKQIKDKVIYLFSTKGME, via the coding sequence ATGATCATTTTCAACCTGAGCAGTTACAACCCAGGAAACTTCATTCTGATGGGGATCCCAGGCCTGGAGCAATTCCATGTGTGGATTGGGATTCCCTTCTGCATCATCTACATCGTAGCCATTATGGGAAACTGCATCCTTCTCTACCTCATTGCAGTGGAGCGTAGCCTTCACGAACCcatgttcttctttctctccatgcTGGCCATGACTGACCTCATCTTGTCCACAACCACTGTGCCTAAAACACTCATAGTTTTCTGGCTAGAGGCTTGGGAAATCACATTTGCAGGTTGTCTTACACAAATGTTCTTCCTCCACTTTAGTTCTGTCCTGGATTCAGCCATTCTGATGGCCATGGCATTTgatcgctatgtggccatctgctcTCCCTTGAGATACACCACCATCTTGACCCCCAAAACCATCATTAAGATTGCTGTGGGCATTACTTTTCGAACCTTCTGCATCATATTGCCAGATGTATTTTTGGTGAAACGCCTGCCTTTTTGCAGGACACGCATCATTCCCCACACATACTGTGAGCATATAGATATTGCCCGGCTCTCCTGTGCTGATATCTCTATCAACATTTGGTATGGCTTCTGTGTTCCCATCATGACAGTCATCTCTGATGTGATCCTCATTGCTGTGTCCTATACCCTCATCCTCTGTGCTGTGTTTCGCCTCCCCTCCCGAGATGCCCGCCAGAAAGCCCTGGGCACCTGTGGTTCCCATGTCTGTGTCATTCTCATGTTCTATACACCTGTCCTTTTCTCCATCCTTGCCCATCGCTTTGGACGCAATATCTCCCGCACCTTCCACATCATGTTTGCCAACCTGTACATTGTTATCCCACCTGCACTCAACCCCATTGTGTATGGAGTGAAGAACAAGCAGATCAAAGATAAGgtcatatatttgttttctactaaGGGTATGGAATGA
- the LOC105883339 gene encoding olfactory receptor 52B6, with protein MALLSANGIAAVNNSDTRVTGCLLTGIPGLEHLHIWLSIPFCTMYIASLAGNGILICVILSQPSLHEPMYIFLSMLASADVLLSTSTMPKALANFWLGSSHISFDGCLTQMFFIHFLFVADSAVLLAMAFDRYVAICSPLHYATILTSKAIGKIATATMTRSFIIMFPSIFLLKRLHYCRINIIAHTFCEHMGIARLSCSDISINVWYGLAAALLSTGLDIILIAVSYIHILRAVFHLPSREARSKALSTCGSHVCVILLFYIPALFSVFAYRFGGRRIPRYVHILLANLYVVIPPMLNPIIYGVRTKQILEGAKQMFSNMVKESK; from the coding sequence ATGGCCCTTTTATCTGCCAATGGTATAGCTGCTGTGAACAACTCTGACACTCGCGTAACAGGCTGCCTCCTCACTGGCATCCCTGGGCTGGAGCACCTACACATCTGGCTCTCCATCCCTTTCTGCACCATGTATATAGCCTCCCTGGCAGGCAATGGCATTCTAATTTGTGTCATCCTTTCCCAGCCAAGCCTGCATGAGCCCATGTACATATTCCTGTCCATGCTGGCCAGTGCTGATGTCTTGCTCTCTACTTCCACCATGCCCAAGGCACTGGCCAACTTCTGGCTTGGTTCCAGCCACATTTCCTTTGATGGATGCCTCACCCAGATGTTCTTCATCCACTTTCTTTTTGTGGCCGACTCTGCTGTCCTCTTGGCCATGGCCtttgaccgctatgtggccatctgctcCCCTCTGCATTATGCCACAATCCTCACAAGTAAGGCCATTGGGAAGATTGCCACTGCCACCATGACCCGCAGCTTCATCATCATGTTTCCATCCATCTTTCTCCTCAAGCGCCTGCACTATTGCCGGATCAACATCATTGCACACACATTTTGTGAACACATGGGCATCGCCCGTCTGTCCTGTTCTGATATCTCCATCAATGTCTGGTATGGCTTGGCAGCTGCTCTCCTCTCCACAGGCCTGGACATCATCCTTATTGCTGTTTCCTACATCCATATCCTCCGAGCTGTCTTCCACCTCCCTTCTCGAGAGGCCCGCTCCAAGGCCCTGAGCACCTGTGGATCCCATGTCTGTGTCATTCTGCTCTTCTATATCCCTGCCCTCTTTTCTGTCTTTGCCTACAGGTTTGGTGGGAGACGTATCCCACGCTATGTCCATATCCTCCTGGCCAACCTCTATGTGGTCATCCCGCCTATGCTCAATCCCATTATTTATGGAGTGAGGACCAAGCAAATTTTGGAAGGAGCTAAGCAGATGTTTTCAAATATGGTCAAAGAATCTAAATAA